The Schizosaccharomyces pombe strain 972h- genome assembly, chromosome: I genome contains a region encoding:
- the cut8 gene encoding nuclear proteasome tethering factor Cut8, whose amino-acid sequence METLSYSQIKKRKADFDEDISKRARQLPVGEQLPLSRLLQYSDKQQLFTILLQCVEKHPDLARDIRGILPAPSMDTCVETLRKLLINLNDSFPYGGDKRGDYAFNRIREKYMAVLHALNDMVPCYLPPYSTCFEKNITFLDAATNVVHELPEFHNPNHNVYKSQAYYELTGAWLVVLRQLEDRPVVPLLPLEELEEHNKTSQNRMEEALNYLKQLQKNEPLVHERSHTFQQTNPQNNFHRHTNSMNIGNDNGMGWHSMHQYI is encoded by the coding sequence ATGGAGACCTTATCTTATTCTCAGATTAAGAAACGCAAAGCTGATTTTGACGAAGACATTTCTAAGCGTGCTCGTCAACTACCTGTGGGTGAGCAACTGCCATTGTCGAGACTGCTACAATATTCAGACAAACAACAgctttttacaattttattacaatGTGTAGAAAAGCATCCTGATCTCGCACGTGATATACGGGGCATATTACCGGCGCCGTCCATGGATACTTGTGTTGAAACGTTGCGtaaacttttaattaaCTTGAATGACTCATTTCCCTATGGTGGTGACAAGAGGGGTGATTACGCATTTAATAGAATTCGTGAAAAGTACATGGCTGTCTTACATGCGCTTAATGATATGGTTCCTTGTTATTTACCTCCATACTCTACTTGttttgagaaaaatattacttttCTTGATGCCGCTACAAACGTTGTCCACGAACTGCCAGAATTCCATAATCCCAACCATAATGTTTATAAAAGTCAAGCGTACTATGAATTAACGGGCGCGTGGCTTGTTGTTTTAAGACAACTTGAGGATCGGCCTGTAGTCCCTTTACTACCTTTGGAAGAGTTGGAAGAGCACAATAAAACATCACAAAACAGAATGGAAGAGGCATTAAATTACCTTAAgcaattacaaaaaaatgagcCACTTGTACATGAAAGAAGTCatacttttcaacaaacaaatccacaaaacaattttcaTCGTCATACTAATAGTATGAACATTGGGAATGACAATGGAATGGGTTGGCACAGTATGCatcaatatatttaa
- the scs22 gene encoding VAMP/synaptobrevin-associated protein family protein has protein sequence MALECDSTIVFPRPLTRLVKCDLELRNTAPYPIGFKVKTTAPKQYCVRPNGGRIEANSAVSVEVILQPLDHEPAPGTKCRDKFLVQSTELKPELQGMDIADIWTQVSKANISERKIRCVYSEGPSTANAHANAHHQPAQTTTTSIPTSATDNYTTVNGNVNQSYSKGIDGTALPSTHANPVAAPSTATTQHTQLPKTSAVSHQKPHEAPSTAVKAPTATVAENEPYPKPQSVPTTTSPNNENNALRSTANVINNTRQSTATSPSMFAGNSGNQIGLARVSSSFGRPTSGAKVVPQIHNTVTVQTAFLLAIICFLIGLLF, from the exons ATGGCTCTTGAATGTGATAGTACAATTGTGTTTCCTCGACCACTTACACGACTAGTAAAATGTGATTTAGAACTTCGCAATACTGCACCTTATCCGATCGGATTCAAAGTGAAAACTACTGCTCCTAAACAGTACTGTGTGAGACCCAACGGTGGTCGAATTGAAGCCAATTCGGCTGTAAGTGTTGAAG ttaTCCTACAGCCTCTAGATCACGAACCGGCTCCTGGCACAAAATGCCGcgataaatttttggtcCAGAGCACTGAATTGAAGCCAGAATTACAGGGAATGGATATAGCAGATATT TGGACTCAAGTCAGCAAGGCTAATATATCGGAACGAAAAATTCGATGTGTTTATAGTGAAGGCCCCAGTACTGCAAATGCTCATGCTAATGCTCACCATCAACCAGCTCAAACAACGACTACATCTATTCCTACTTCTGCCACTGACAATTATACCACAGTAAATGGTAATGTTAATCAATCTTACTCTAAAGGAATAGACGGAACGGCACTTCCTTCGACCCATGCAAATCCCGTAGCTGCTCCATCTACAGCTACTACACAGCATACCCAGCTTCCTAAAACATCTGCAGTTTCTCACCAGAAGCCCCATGAAGCCCCATCTACTGCCGTAAAAGCTCCTACTGCAACAGTCGCTGAAAATGAACCTTACCCAAAGCCTCAGTCAGTGCCTACTACCACTTCTCCtaacaatgaaaataatgCATTAAGATCTACCGCTAATGTAATTAATAACACAAGACAATCAACAGCTACGAGTCCATCTATGTTCGCTGGAAACAGTGGAAATCAAATAGGACTTGCACGCGTTTCATCGTCTTTTGGGCGTCCGACTAGTGGTGCCAAGGTTGTTCCTCAAATTCATAACACAGTTACTGTGCAAACCGCTTTCCTATTAGCCATTATATGTTTCCTTATAGGCCTTCTGTTCtag
- a CDS encoding zf-C2H2 type zinc finger protein/UBA domain protein yields the protein MVLKCLECDKLLSSIEMAEFHSTKTSHDQFEETEEEIKKRSPEELKQAIEALREKAKEKKEKERILALEEKKTNYKILQKSNDETAQAMRKMQDQARLRDLQKIRQQKAEDAEQRKKILAEIERDKKRRAAERENKNSSVKETAAPIKQPKNANSSSTCTRTPPTSGRFSIRHDGQVCNITIAAEETLRQLAQQVAEKMNVSPPTKFTTTFPRASYGTDVFDKPVNQLDLFPSAVLIPQW from the exons ATGGTTTTGAAATGTTTGGAATGCGATAAATTGCTTTCCTCCATCGAAATGGCTGAATTTCATAGTACCAAAACCAGTCATGATCAATTTGAGGAAACTGAAGAAGAG ATTAAGAAGCGTTCTCCCGAAGAGTTAAAACAAGCTATTGAAGCTTTAAGAGAGAAAGCAAAggagaaaaaggaaaaagaaaggattTTGGCTCTGGAAGAGAAGAAGACAAATTATAAAATCCTTCAAAAATCCAATGATGAAACTGCACAGGCTATGAGAAAGATGCAGGATCAAGCCCGCTTACGTGACTTGCAAAAGATCCGTCAACAAAAGGCTGAAGATGCTGAGCAGCGTAAGAAAATCCTCGCAGAAATTGAACGCGATAAAAAACGACGAGCTGCAGAACGGGAAAATAAGAATTCTTCTGTAAAAGAAACGGCTGCTCCCATCAAGCAGCCTAAAAATGCCAATTCGTCTTCTACTTGTACTCGCACCCCTCCTACATCAGGCAGATTTTCTATCCGACACGATGGTCAAGTTTGTAATATAACTATTGCAGCTGAGGAGACGCTACGCCAATTGGCACAACAGGTCGCTGAGAAAATGAACGTGTCACCGCCAACTAAGTTTACCACTACCTTTCCCCGTGCCTCATACGGCACTGATGTATTTGATAAACCGGTTAACCAACTTG ATTTGTTTCCCTCAGCCGTTCTTATTCCGCAATGGTAA
- the stm1 gene encoding G-protein-coupled receptor Stm1 encodes MSVIAPSFDMANILTELSSFLGALSLGCWVVLLIPQLLENYKNQSGESISDLFLIIWLIGDFFNVLGSIYGNVSSTVLVLSFYYIVSDSTLLMQIYYYRWKAARRIASREHEPLLQSRSLEEGLHAPIGKQQIWWDRLSTRQQFGVMGCVVIVSTIVGNLIISSASSDKSDDDLNAWPFTAGCISSVLYFCARIPQIIKNHKAKSTEGLSIIFFVLASVGNTSYAFSILVFPASDYLNYTYANLPWILGAFSTIFLDIYIFYQFIKYRNHY; translated from the coding sequence ATGTCTGTGATAGCTCCTTCTTTTGATATGGCTAACATACTCACGGAGTTGTCTTCATTTTTAGGAGCATTATCCCTGGGATGTTGGGTCGTTTTACTGATCCCTCAATTActtgaaaattataaaaaccAGTCTGGTGAAAGTATCtctgatttatttttaatcatCTGGCTTATTGGCGATTTCTTCAATGTACTTGGTTCCATTTACGGAAATGTCTCTTCTACTGTATTGGTTCTCTCATTTTATTACATTGTCTCTGACAGTACCCTACTTATGCAAATTTACTACTATCGTTGGAAAGCTGCCCGTCGTATTGCCAGTCGTGAACACGAACCCTTACTCCAAAGTCGTTCATTAGAAGAAGGTCTTCATGCACCCATTGGTAAACAACAAATTTGGTGGGATCGCCTTTCTACCCGTCAACAATTTGGTGTAATGGGATGTGTGGTTATTGTCTCGACAATCGTTGGAAACTTAATTATTTCTAGTGCCTCTTCTGACAAGAGTGATGATGACTTGAATGCATGGCCGTTTACTGCCGGTTGTATCAGTTCTGTGTTATACTTCTGTGCTCGTATTCCTCAAATCATCAAGAATCACAAAGCAAAGTCTACCGAAGGATTATccattatcttttttgtgTTGGCCTCTGTAGGAAACACTTCATACGCTTTCAGCATTCTCGTATTTCCCGCCTCCGATTACTTAAACTACACATATGCTAACCTGCCTTGGATACTTGGCGCGTTCAGCACCATCTTCCTTGATATATATATCTTCTACCAGTTTATCAAGTATCGTAATCATTATTAA
- the tim13 gene encoding TIM22 inner membrane protein import complex subunit Tim13: MGIFGGNSGNAPSSEDKKSIFMKQIRQELAVAQAGELISKINENCFDKCIPEPGSTFDPNEKSCVSKCMERYMDAWNIVSRTYISRMQREQKNLN; this comes from the exons ATGGGCATTTTCGGTGGAAATAGTGGAAATGCACCTTCTTCTGAAGAcaaaaaatccattttCATGAAACAAATTCGTCAGGAACTTGCTGTTGCTCAAGCTGGCGAATTGATAAGT AAAATCAATGAGAACTGTTTTGATAAATGTATCCCGGAGCCTGGTTCCACATTCGATCCCAATGAAAAG TCTTGCGTTTCCAAATGTATGGAACGCTATATGGATGCTTGGAACATTGTTTCTCGAACCTATATCTCTCGTATGCAACGAGAGCAGAAAAATCTCAACTGa
- the pnu1 gene encoding endodeoxyribonuclease Pnu1 — MSSNLIKSFGLIAIGAISGVTFTHFYYKGYQGSDVPDLTPRYTKFDSAGRALESIYDFNATKFFQYGIPGPVADQRVNHGYMSVFDRRTRNPFYTAETITQESLNQRKGNRRYSEFVPDDNIPEMFQAKLGDYRGSGYDRGHQVPAADCKFSQEAMNETFYLSNMCPQVGDGFNRNYWAYFEDWCRRLTSKYGSVTIMTGPLYLPKKNERGQWEVQYRVIGNPPNVAVPTHFFKVIIAEKSGEPTSSPSVAAFVLPNKPIADNFPLKNFAVPVEVVERASGLEILSNVPKGNRKQLCSEVVCQLNVKEFVESVKQKQKNQGK, encoded by the exons ATGTCTAGTAATCTTATCAAATCTTTTGGATTAATAGCAATTGGAGCGATCTCGGGTGTAACTTTCAcgcatttttattataaaggATATCAAGGATCCGATGTACCAGACTTGACACCCAGGTATACCAAATTTGACTCTGCTGGTCGAGCCTTAGAATCTATATATGATTTTAATGCcaccaaattttttcaatacgGCATACCAGGACCAGTGGCAGACCAAAGGGTAAACCATGGCTATATGTCTGTGTTCGATCGGAGAACACGAAATCCATTCTAT ACAGCGGAAACCATTACACAAGAATCGTTGAACCAACGCAAAGGCAATCGCAGGTACTCTGAGTTCGTTCCAGATGATAATATTCCTGAAATGTTTCAAGCAAAGTTAGGAGATTACAGAGGAAGCGGTTATGATCGTGGTCATCAAGTACCTGCAGCAGATTGTAAATTTAGTCAGGAAGCAATGAACGAAACTTTCTATCTTTCTAATATGTGTCCACAAGTGGGAGATGGTTTCAATAGAAACT ATTGGGCATACTTTGAAGATTGGTGTCGACGCCTTACAAGTAAATACGGCTCAGTTACCATAATGACGGGACCGCTGTATTTacctaaaaaaaatgaacgTGGACAATGGGAAGTTCAGTATCGAGTAATTGGCAATCCTCCCAACGTCGCAGTTCCtactcatttttttaaagtaatcATTGCAGAAAAATCAGGAGAGCCTACCTCAAGTCCATCAGTAGCTGCATTCGTTCTTCCCAACAAACCTATTGCTGACAACTTTCCGTTAAAGAACTTTGCAGTTCCCGTTGAGGTTGTGGAACGAGCAAGCGGATTAGAGATCTTATCAAACGTACCCAAGGGTAACCGAAAACAACTTTGCAGTGAAGTGGTGTGTCAGTTAAATGTTAAGGAGTTTGTTGAATCagttaaacaaaaacaaaagaatcaaGGTAAATGA
- the alg8 gene encoding dolichyl glucosyltransferase Alg8 has protein sequence MGKLSMLYNAAIASTFVKVFLFPSYRSTDFEVHRNWLAITHSLPISEWYKSSISEWTLDYPPFFAYMECVLSWIAYFFGFDKAMLDPYNLNYVSPSTVVFQRGSVIVLELVLLFALREYVLSSNVKDQRNALLTAIDIFLSPGLLIIDHIHFQYNGFLFGLLLWSIVLAKPEKNMLLSAAIFSALICFKHIFLYVAPAYFVYLLRVYCFTPNFRPQFLNILKLGSTVISIFLLAFGPWIYMKQIPQLLSRLFPFSRGLCHAYWAPNFWALYSFVDRVAFAVLPRFGYALNQGTSINAPTRGLVGESSFAVLPNIPPALTFYICLGLQITVLIKLFIKPTWRVFVGAVTLCGWISFLFGWHVHEKAILMVILPFSILSLIDRRYLEAFRPLAVSGYLSLLPLLFTLNEAPIKYLFTGAWIAMLLTFDKCAPVPVKRVFLLNRVNIAYISGFVPLFIYNCFIHKLVMGDKFEFLPLMLLSTYAAWGIFWSFVSLLWLYFTDLK, from the coding sequence ATGGGAAAACTTTCTATGCTTTACAATGCAGCGATCGCTAGCACATTTGTAAAGGTATTTCTGTTCCCATCATACAGATCAACTGATTTTGAAGTCCACCGAAACTGGCTAGCCATCACCCATTCCTTACCGATATCGGAGTGGTACAAATCTTCGATTTCAGAATGGACGCTAGATTACCCCCCATTTTTTGCTTACATGGAATGTGTACTTTCATGGATTGCATACTTCTTCGGGTTTGACAAAGCGATGCTTGATCCTTATAACTTGAACTACGTTTCGCCATCCACTGTTGTATTTCAAAGAGGATCTGTTATCGTTTTAGAATTGGTTTTGCTTTTCGCGTTGCGAGAATATGTTCTATCATCAAATGTGAAGGATCAAAGAAATGCTCTACTAACAGCAATTGATATATTTCTGTCACCAGGTTTACTCATTATTGATCACATTCATTTTCAGTATAACGGTTTTCTATTTGGTTTATTACTTTGGTCTATCGTGCTGGCAAAGccagaaaaaaatatgttatTATCAGCTGCGATCTTCAGTGCTTTAATATGTTTCAAACATATATTCCTCTATGTCGCACCTGCTTACtttgtatatttattaCGTGTTTACTGCTTTACTCCCAACTTTCGCCCTCAGTTTTTAAACATATTAAAGCTTGGTAGCACAGTAATTAGTATTTTCTTACTAGCCTTTGGACCGTGGATTTACATGAAACAAATACCCCAACTTCTCTCAAGattgtttcctttttcccGTGGTCTTTGTCATGCTTATTGGGCACCTAATTTTTGGGCCTTGTACTCTTTTGTTGATCGTGTTGCTTTTGCTGTTCTGCCGCGTTTTGGCTATGCACTAAATCAGGGAACGTCAATAAATGCTCCTACACGTGGTTTGGTTGGGGAAAGCTCTTTTGCTGTTTTACCAAACATCCCCCCAGCACTAACATTTTACATATGTCTCGGTCTTCAAATCACTGTTTTAAtcaaactttttattaaaccCACATGGCGGGTTTTCGTGGGAGCTGTCACTCTATGTGGTTGGAtaagttttttgtttggttGGCACGTACATGAGAAAGCTATTCTGATGGTAATTCTGCCATTTAGCATATTGTCTTTAATTGACCGTCGGTACTTGGAAGCATTTCGTCCATTAGCGGTTTCTGGTTACCTATCATTACTTCCCTTATTATTTACTCTTAATGAAGCCcctataaaatatttgtttacaggTGCTTGGATTGCTATGTTATTAACTTTTGACAAATGTGCGCCTGTTCCAGTTAAAAGAGTTTTCTTACTCAATAGAGTAAACATTGCTTACATTTCAGGATTTGTACctcttttcatttataaCTGTTTTATTCACAAGTTGGTTATGGGTGACAAATTTGAGTTCTTACCTTTAATGCTTTTAAGTACTTATGCTGCATGGGGTATTTTCTGGTCTTTCGTTAGTCTTCTCTGGCTTTATTTCACCGATTTGAAATGA